Below is a window of Pseudarthrobacter equi DNA.
CGGGTCTCGATGGTGTACTGCTGCCAGAGCTGCAGGGACTTGCGGAAGGCGATGGTCTCGGCCGCCACCACAGGGCTCCAGCCACGCCGCCGCATCCGCGTCCACACGCCGCTCCGCACCATCAGGTCGAACCGGCCCAGGTCCATTAGGGACAGGTACATGCCGTTGTTGACGTGCATGGCGATATCGATGTCCGTGGGCAGGACCCGCAGCGGCAGGGAAGCACTGTCCCATACGGTGAGCGGACGGCGGCGGGCTGAACGGAACAGCAGGAGCAGGGTCCTCAGGAGAAGGTGCATGACTCGATGTTACCCGCTGGTAACTTTGCGGTGGCGGGCCAGTGTGGAGGTCCCTGACGCCGGCTGTCCACGTAGGATTTCCAGCATGACGCACCAACGCTACCGGGACCTGGCCGAATGGCCGCTGATGGGCACGGCGCTCATCTTCCTGGCAGCCTACGCGTGGCAGGTGATCGGACGCCTTGAAGACAGCGGCGCGAGCTGGCTGGAAGCTGTCATGTGGGCCACCTGGATAGTGTTTGCCGTCGACTATGCGGCCAACCTGTGGCTGGCACCCCGCCGGTGGGACTGGTTCGTCCGCAACCTCCACGAACTGCTCATCGTGGCCCTTCCGTTCTTCCGCCCCCTGCGCCTGCTCCGGCTGGTTACGCTGCTGTCCGTGCTCCACCGGACCGTGGGCGAGACCCTGCGAGGACGCGTAGTTACTTACGTGGCCGGTTCCGCGGGAATGCTCATCTTCGTGGGTGCGCTCGCCGTCCTGGATGTGGAGCAGTCCGCACCGGACGCCAAGATTGTCACCTTCGGAGACGCCCTCTGGTGGGCCATCACCACCATCACCACCGTGGGCTACG
It encodes the following:
- a CDS encoding acyl-CoA thioesterase, producing MHLLLRTLLLLFRSARRRPLTVWDSASLPLRVLPTDIDIAMHVNNGMYLSLMDLGRFDLMVRSGVWTRMRRRGWSPVVAAETIAFRKSLQLWQQYTIETRIIGLDTKAIFFEQRMVADGEIYARAYIATRLVSRSGPVSQEEILREFGQPPADLVLPEWIHEWRESSQLPGSRTPAPHTWP
- a CDS encoding potassium channel family protein — encoded protein: MTHQRYRDLAEWPLMGTALIFLAAYAWQVIGRLEDSGASWLEAVMWATWIVFAVDYAANLWLAPRRWDWFVRNLHELLIVALPFFRPLRLLRLVTLLSVLHRTVGETLRGRVVTYVAGSAGMLIFVGALAVLDVEQSAPDAKIVTFGDALWWAITTITTVGYGDLYPVTPIGRMVAAALMMSGIAVLGVVTASIASWLVQRVEDTAESVAEAVEEPVRAEVAELVAEISALRREIAELKENRTL